In Lodderomyces elongisporus chromosome 2, complete sequence, the following proteins share a genomic window:
- the PSD1 gene encoding phosphatidylserine decarboxylase 1 (BUSCO:EOG092639H5) — protein sequence MYSSVHQQRSMLQPLSSASNMAQLMHQNQQKQSPINGANKQQRRYFSYYYYQFPKIPRPKRNMLYYSTWTRSKSTSTSGGLSQSTNGTRHTLPHFHIFHIPRLSKRSFSQANQKLKSGSKKLHTRFFSTEARSRRQQRRKFIKWWTITSLTIVLGGVAAKMKYDRDEINENPYKIRPQSWQLYAYSTLPLKTISRLWGYVNSIDLPVFIRSPSYRLYSAIFGVNLDEMENPDLKSYSNLSEFFYRTLKPGVRPISEDDIVSPADGKVLKFGIIDNGEIEQVKGMTYSIDALLGMGESSTRNLAAPTHSPNFEFDESSGDDETARVKRDEEFAKLNGISYTVDDILGGESAGENGQQPTHHMHKLTYKNDHDGTAKGSSASWSKQLKVAEELAPNPKESFRHKQLYFAVIYLAPGDYHHFHSPTNWVTTLRRHFIGELFSVAPFFQKTLQGLFVLNERVALLGYWKYGFFSMIPVGATNVGSIIVNFDKDLKTNSYYEHDIYSNGSSSASSLSSKSTTPNTTNTSSSSSSSALSSTSSTEDSIVTTEKTPLLQREYSASDIAVVEEKKRKKRLRKNTVYEATYTNASRILGGYPLTKGQDIGGFKLGSTVVLVFEAPDNYEFDIEVGEKVKVGQSLGKFV from the coding sequence ATGTATTCATCAGttcatcaacaaagaaGTATGCTACAACCATTATCCAGTGCATCAAACATGGCGCAGTTGATGcatcaaaaccaacaaaaacaactgCCAATAAACGGTGCCAACAAGCAACAAAGAAGGTATTTCAGCTATTATTACTACCAATTTCCCAAAATCCCCAGGCCAAAGAGAAATATGCTCTACTATTCTACTTGGACCCGAAGCAAGTCTACATCGACATCTGGAGGTTTGTCTCAATCAACAAATGGCACTAGACATACATTGCCACATTTCCATATTTTCCATATCCCTAGGTTGTCCAAAAGATCATTTTCCCAGGCTaatcaaaaattgaaactgGGGTCGAAGAAATTACACACTAGGTTTTTCTCAACGGAGGCTAGATCAAGAAGgcaacaaagaagaaagtttATTAAATGGTGGACAATCACATCGTTGACTATAGTATTGGGTGGGGTTGCGGCAAAGATGAAGTACGATAGAGATGAGATCAATGAGAATCCATACAAGATTAGACCACAGTCCTGGCAATTGTATGCGTACTCAACCTTACCTTTGAAGACAATTTCAAGATTATGGGGATATGTTAACTCTATAGATCTTCCTGTGTTTATCAGATCACCCCTGTACAGATTGTATTCGGCCATATTTGGAGTCAATCTTGACGAAATGGAGAACCCAGATTTAAAAAGCTATAGTAACTTGTCAGAATTTTTCTATAGGACTTTGAAACCGGGCGTGCGTCCAATCAGCGAGGATGATATTGTGAGTCCTGCTGATGGTAaggttttgaaatttggTATCATTGATAATGGTGAGATTGAGCAAGTTAAAGGAATGACATATTCCATAGACGCGTTGTTGGGTATGGGTGAATCGTCAACAAGAAATTTGGCTGCACCCACTCACTCGccaaattttgaatttgacgAAAGTAGTGGCGATGACGAGACTGCAAGGGTCAAAAGAGACGAGGAATTTGCCAAATTGAATGGTATTTCGTATACTGTTGATGATATTCTTGGTGGTGAAAGTGCCGGTGAGAATGGACAACAGCCTACGCATCACATGCATAAATTGACTTACAAGAATGATCACGATGGTACTGCAAAGGGTTCGTCTGCGTCATGGTCTAAACAGTTGAAAGTGGCTGAGGAATTAGCGCCTAATCCAAAGGAAAGTTTCCGTCACAAACAATTATATTTTGCGGTTATATATCTTGCTCCCGGAGACTATCATCATTTCCACTCTCCAACCAATTGGGTCACAACATTAAGACGTCATTTCATTGGTGAATTATTTTCCGTGGCAccttttttccaaaagacGTTGCAGGGCTTGTTTGTACTCAATGAGAGAGTAGCATTGTTGGGCTACTGGAAGTACGGGTTTTTCTCTATGATACCTGTAGGAGCCACCAATGTCGGGAGTATTATTGTCAATTTCGACAAGGACTTGAAGACCAATTCTTATTATGAGCACGATATTTACAGCAATGGAAGTAGCAGTGCTAGTAGtctttcttcaaagtcTACCACGCCTAATACTACTAAtacttcatcatcatcatcatcatcagcattatcctcaacatcatcaaccgAGGATTCTATAGTAACAACAGAAAAGACGCCATTGCTTCAGAGGGAATATTCAGCCTCCGATATTGCAGTagtggaagaaaagaagcgTAAAAAGAGGTTGAGAAAAAACACAGTTTACGAAGCAACCTACACCAATGCGAGTAGAATTCTTGGTGGATACCCCTTGACCAAGGGACAAGATATCGGTGGTTTCAAGTTGGGCTCTACAGTTGTATTAGTCTTTGAAGCGCCTGACAACTATGAGTTTGATATCGAGGTGGGTGAGAAGGTGAAAGTTGGTCAATCTTTAGGTAAGTTTGTTTAA
- the RPL13 gene encoding 60S ribosomal protein L13: protein MAISKNLPLLNNHFRKHWQERVKVHFDQAGKKASRRQARLRKAAKVAPKPIDTLKPVVRAPTIKYNRKVRAGRGFTLAEIKAVGLTPKYARTIGISVDHRRQNKSQETFDANVLRLKEYKSKLVIFNKKTKASEIAEYSQVSASATFPVEQPAAEKGTRAVEVPEQSAYRTIRLARNDKKYKGVREKRAREKAEAEAEKAKK from the coding sequence ATGGCTATCTCAAAGAACTTACCATTATTGAACAACCACTTCAGAAAGCACTGGCAAGAAAGAGTCAAAGTTCACTTTGACCAAGCCGGTAAGAAAGCTTCAAGAAGACAAGCTAGATTGAGAAAAGCTGCCAAGGTTGCCCCAAAGCCTATTGACACCTTGAAGCCAGTTGTCAGAGCCCCAACTATCAAATACAACAGAAAAGTTAGAGCAGGTAGAGGATTCACATTGGCTGAGATTAAAGCTGTTGGCTTAACCCCAAAGTACGCCAGAACCATTGGTATCTCCGTTGACCACAGaagacaaaacaagagCCAAGAGACTTTTGACGCTAATGTCTTGAGATTGAAGGAATACAAGTCTAAGTTGGTGATCTTCAACAAGAAGACCAAGGCTTCTGAAATTGCTGAGTACTCTCAAGTTTCAGCTTCTGCTACCTTCCCAGTTGAGCAACCAGCTGCTGAAAAGGGTACTAGAGCTGTTGAAGTTCCAGAGCAATCTGCTTACAGAACCATCAGATTGGCCAGAAACGACAAGAAGTACAAGGGTGtcagagaaaagagagcCAGAGAAAAGGCTGAAGCTGAAGCTGAAAAGGCTAAGAAATAA
- the APC1 gene encoding Anaphase-promoting complex subunit 1 (BUSCO:EOG0926049S) translates to MSNDQGHHQHPSTPCVDLTKGYKLKNCKDLQLCQNNVVLCINEKSVTIYKGFCVSRVLVFNEDILKACMTTFYIKTQPVEILAICFKKHINFYYSDGKLETLNVPFEIVRVVCYEKGLVLQTKAELYLVNNEFELKFVDKDTNSAFSSNEQICSFSQRDSGIALCTTITETSINVYHIKNSSRSVRFNSTSSMSTKPRKTSMSTSTTASTTASTSTSRNHTKPPKKKHFAIPATPSISKGMEHHLSQFIISEHRTSTLLSEARISNPNELPISRLRKDVILSKIESINGLRLNRNHNFFKIFTVHFEYQEGIVVVSKLKQELYVFKYDSYSKHHSVYKCACLDCIPLESDFAGNLLVLTESGKTFIVNPFLNMRSSCNMTNSSIEALLSSNDERVSFKTHNRNDNGSESFHIVKLVMKPASQLVFSCLNSFKYLSGSTTNLIIWMLWRSAYDSGSVTEWDAMVIALLALIFPFDNDSSVPLMNENPITKLISRALKLRVENHVNNSMGELAPYIAISLHILREEFRLDTTKREYMALLGSLLCQLTTWMGWSEVWPIYYHNDDRNKDEKMKKEEKVTSKTKMKKDHRDYEYCNLFNVDKTTRILSPQLLQQPPNLLQSLGSLFTGKILPYVTFSQLVEEGESVDAEVTPLTHSILKLYEVLVSPNYGPSTLVDMMSEMGITSLSTFPIGVSFPLKEVLSVAQESPTYDWSLSSLNLTRRDDLTQLITNPTGAIHRDVLKYKEFENLSIDSLINADAANEQVTSWDDQSEAKRLEITKLMFDEDRRFYEITTLLHQTKTQTAYLKIDEDIGEYDLVLVQRSLAVVVALRTLTIPMGRAALTYGGREPILTERFPVAKFNLNSLIYPMMTNIVHSEDSIAAELNEWGHFHNGVSSGLSISREAKGISGSWIAFNKPPGELNAQHAGFLFGLGLNGHLKKLEEWHIYNYLRPKDPLTSAGLLMGMAASLRGTMDNKLTKVLSVHAVALLPRGAKDLNVPTMVQTAGFMGIGLLYLETQHRRMSEVLLSQITGTVQQRDVAEVHEGYRLASGLALGLVNLGKGDDLRGLNDTHVVDRLMALALSLNNTHAVQEVNKSCCGAIMALCLIYLKTENANVANKLKIPESQPMLEFIRPDLLFLRCLTVSLIMWSTIEPSRAWVEQQFPQVVISEFKRLDGFRGGAMDSDLVTYLNIMGGACLSIALKFASSQNSRAKSTILYYLDEVMRLTSKPAINYDQKLTYNTAITIQNVLALCASVIMSASGDLEVFQRLRVLYNDTSKKMGFGGYMAINTALGFLFLGGGQMAFNVNSLFGIASLVISLYPIYPKENSEYDVHLQAMRHFWALAIEQRCLVVKDEKSREPCKIPVLIFMRNGKVIQRVTPCLLPNLKEISKIETQSPEHFQVEIDCTLRSQMLENFEKTMTLYVLKKQNYSILEPNLASLLKRSNENEMNEDQIQTSLNNLLKSKVFDGMMDLRTNKLAWENAMDAKSLDFKETNLSVFNIIEDRLRIINFARLATSIEDIWNLRLILEFVDKKQSTELHYIPLEFIQELKHILNANIATLER, encoded by the coding sequence ATGTCGAATGACCAAGGCCACCACCAACATCCAAGTACACCATGTGTAGATCTCACCAAAGGGTACAAACTCAAGAATTGCAAAGATTTGCAATTATGTCAAAACAACGTTGTACTCTGTATCAATGAGAAGAGTGTAACAATCTACAAAGGTTTTTGCGTTAGCCGTGTATTGGTGTTTAATGAAGATATTTTAAAGGCATGCATGACTACGTTCTATATCAAAACCCAACCGGTTGAAATTCTCGCTATTTGCTTCAAAAAACACATAAACTTCTACTATTCGGATGGAAAGCTTGAGACGTTAAATGTTCCGTTTGAGATTGTTAGAGTGGTTTGCTACGAGAAAGGCTTGGTGCTACAAACAAAGGCGGAATTGTATCTTGTAAACAATGAGTTTGAATTAAAGTTTGTCGATAAGGATACCAATAGTGCGTTTTCATCCAACGAGCAAATATGTTCCTTTAGTCAACGAGATTCTGGAATTGCTTTATGTACCACTATAACTGAAACTTCCATTAACGTATACCATATCAAAAACTCGTCACGAAGTGTGAGGTTCaattcaacatcatcaatgCTGACAAAGCCTAGAAAGACCTCGAtgtcaacatcaacaacggCATCAACAACGGCATCGACATCGACATCGAGAAACCATACTAAACcaccaaagaagaaacattTTGCAATACCCGCGACACCCTCCATCAGTAAAGGTATGGAACACCACTTGAGTCAATTTATTATTCTGGAGCATCGCACTAGTACACTACTTTCCGAAGCAAGGATATCGAACCCAAACGAGCTTCCCATTTCTCGACTACGCAAGGATGTAATATTATCCAAAATAGAATCTATCAATGGCCTTAGATTAAACAGGAATCacaatttctttaaaattttCACCGTCCATTTCGAGTATCAAGAAGGGATTGTGGTAGTTTCAAAGTTAAAGCAAGAGCTTTATGTGTTCAAGTACGATTCGTATTCGAAGCACCACTCGGTGTATAAATGTGCATGCCTCGATTGCATACCTTTGGAATCCGATTTTGCTGGAAATTTGCTCGTTTTGACAGAATCAGGAAAAACATTTATCGTCAATCCTTTTTTGAATATGAGGTCAAGTTGCAATATGACAAATTCATCTATTGAAGCACTTTTAAGTTCAAATGATGAAAGGGTGTCATTCAAGACACATAACAGAAATGACAACGGCTCTGAGAGCTTCCACATAGTCAAGTTGGTAATGAAACCCGCCTCGCAACTAGTTTTTTCGTGCCTAAATAGCTTTAAATATCTATCTGGATCCACTACAAATCTAATTATTTGGATGTTGTGGAGATCTGCTTACGATTCAGGAAGTGTCACAGAATGGGACGCCATGGTGATTGCATTGCTTGCCCTCATCTTTCCATTCGATAATGACTCTAGCGTACCTTTGATGAATGAAAATCCAATCACAAAGTTGATCTCAAGAGCTCTCAAACTACGAGTCGAAAATCACGTCAATAATAGCATGGGCGAACTTGCTCCTTATATTGCCATTTCCTTGCATATATTGCGAGAAGAGTTTCGATTAGATAcaacaaagagagaatatATGGCCTTATTGGGTTCGTTATTGTGCCAATTAACAACATGGATGGGCTGGTCCGAGGTTTGGCCCATATACTATCATAATGACGATCGCAACAAGGATgagaagatgaaaaaggaagagaaggtgacttcaaaaacaaagatgaaaaaagacCATCGTGACTATGAGTACTGCAACTTATTCAATGTCGATAAAACTACTCGAATTTTACTGCCTCAGTTACTACAACAACCTCCAAATCTTCTACAGTCGTTGGGCAGCCTATTTACAGGTAAGATTTTGCCATACGTTACCTTCTCTCAGTTGgttgaagaaggagaaagtgTTGACGCTGAGGTGACTCCATTAACCCACAGCATTTTGAAGCTATACGAAGTGCTTGTCTCGCCCAATTATGGACCATCCACCTTGGTTGATATGATGAGTGAGATGGGAATCACATCCTTGAGTACTTTTCCAATTGGCGTTTCGTTCCCATTAAAGGAGGTTTTACTGGTTGCTCAAGAATCTCCAACATACGATTGGTCTTTAAGCTCATTAAACTTAACAAGACGCGATGACCTAACTCAATTAATCACCAACCCCACCGGTGCAATCCATCGAGATGTATTGAAGTACAAggagtttgaaaatttgaGCATCGACTCGCTCATAAATGCAGATGCTGCAAATGAACAAGTTACACTGTGGGATGACCAGTCTGAGGCCAAAAGACTTGAAATCACCAAGCTCATGTTTGATGAAGATAGACGATTCTATGAAATTACCACATTATTGCATCAAACCAAAACTCAGACTGCATATTTGAAAATCGACGAAGATATTGGTGAATACGACCTCGTTTTGGTTCAAAGAAGTTTGGCCGTGGTTGTTGCTTTAAGGACTCTTACGATTCCCATGGGCCGCGCTGCTTTAACTTATGGAGGAAGAGAGCCGATTCTTACTGAACGTTTTCCGGTTGCCAAGTTCAACTTAAATTCATTGATTTATCCTATGATGACAAATATTGTACATTCTGAAGATAGTATTGCCGCTGAATTGAATGAATGGGGCCATTTTCATAATGGTGTCTCATCGGGATTGAGTATTTCTAGAGAAGCTAAAGGGATATCTGGTAGTTGGATTGCCTTTAACAAACCACCTGGAGAGTTGAATGCTCAGCATGCCGggtttttgtttggtttaGGTTTAAATGGTCACCTTAAGAAACTTGAAGAGTGGCATATTTACAACTACCTTCGCCCAAAAGATCCATTAACCAGTGCCGGTCTATTAATGGGTATGGCAGCAAGTTTACGTGGAACTATGGACAATAAATTGACCAAAGTCCTCTCAGTGCATGCTGTTGCGTTGTTACCGCGTGGAGCCAAGGACTTGAATGTTCCCACCATGGTTCAGACTGCAGGGTTCATGGGGATAGGGTTATTGTATCTTGAAACCCAACATCGACGTATGAGTGAAGTATTATTGTCACAAATAACTGGTACCGTGCAACAAAGAGATGTCGCCGAAGTTCATGAGGGCTATAGATTAGCTTCCGGGTTGGCACTTGGTTTGGTAAATTTGGGTAAAGGTGATGATTTGCGCGGGTTGAATGATACGCATGTGGTTGATAGATTAATGGCTCTTGCGTTATCTTTAAACAACACCCATGCAGTGCAAGAAGTTAACAAATCGTGCTGTGGAGCTATCATGGCATTGTGCCTAATATACCTAAAAACGGAGAATGCAAATGTtgcaaacaaattaaaaattccCGAATCACAACCGATGTTGGAATTCATTCGACCAGACTTGTTATTTTTGAGATGCCTCACCGTGAGCTTGATTATGTGGAGCACGATTGAGCCAAGTCGAGCTTGGGTAGAACAACAGTTTCCTCAAGTAGTTATTAGTGAGTTTAAAAGATTGGATGGCTTTAGAGGTGGAGCCATGGACAGTGATTTGGTGACATATCTCAATATTATGGGTGGTGCGTGTTTATCGATAGCACTCAAGTTTGCATCTTCGCAAAATTCTAGAGCCAAAAGTACAATCTTGTATTATCTTGATGAAGTAATGAGATTGACCAGTAAGCCCGCCATCAATTATGACCAAAAGCTAACTTACAATACAGCTATTACTATTCAGAATGTGTTGGCATTGTGTGCATCAGTTATTATGTCTGCGAGCGGTGATCTTGAAGTTTTCCAAAGACTTCGTGTATTGTATAATGACACCAGTAAAAAAATGGGGTTTGGCGGCTACATGGCTATAAACACGGCACTTgggtttttatttcttggTGGTGGGCAAATGGCTTTTAATGTCAATTCCTTATTTGGTATTGCAAGTTTAGTTATCAGCTTGTACCCAATATACCCAAAGGAGAATAGCGAGTATGATGTGCATTTACAGGCTATGCGACATTTTTGGGCTCTTGCGATTGAGCAACGATGCTTGGTTGTTAAGGATGAAAAAAGTAGAGAACCATGCAAGATTcctgttttaatttttatgcGAAATGGTAAAGTGATTCAACGTGTTACACCTTGTCTTTTACCGAATCTTAAAGAGATCAGTAAAATTGAAACTCAGTCGCCTGAGCATTTTCAAGTGGAGATCGACTGTACGTTGAGGTCTCAAATGTTGGagaattttgaaaagacaATGACGCTTTATgtattgaaaaaacaaaattactCTATTCTTGAGCCAAATTTGGCCTCCTTGTTGAAAAGATCCAATGAAAATGAGATGAATGAAGATCAGATACAGACACTGTTGAACAATTTATTGAAAAGTAAAGTGTTTGATGGTATGATGGATCTACGGACAAATAAATTGGCGTGGGAGAATGCAATGGATGCCAAATCATTGGACTTTAAAGAGACAAACTTGTCAGTGTTTAACATCATAGAAGATCGCCTTAGAATTATCAATTTTGCTCGATTGGCGACTTCAATAGAAGATATTTGGAATTTGAGATTGATTCTTGAATTTGTcgacaagaaacaaagtaCGGAGTTGCATTATATCCCGCTAGAGTTTATTCAGGAGTTGAAACACATCCTTAATGCCAATATTGCAACACTCGAGCGATAA
- the RPS16 gene encoding 40S ribosomal protein S16, with translation MSTQSVQTFGKKKTATAVAHVKNGKGLIKINGSPITLVQPEILRFKVYEPLTLVGLDKFQGIDIRVKVTGGGHVSQVYAIRQAIAKGLVAYHQKFVDEASKNELKKIFAAYDKTLLVADSRRMEPKKFGGRGARARFQKSYR, from the exons ATGTCCACCCAATCTGTTCAA ACATTCGGTAAGAAGAAAACCGCAACTGCAGTTGCTCACGTTAAAAATGGTAAAGGTTTGATCAAGATCAACGGTTCTCCAATCACCTTGGTTCAACCTGAAATCTTGAGATTCAAGGTTTACGAACCATTGACCTTGGTCGGTTTGGACAAATTCCAAGGTATTGACATTAGAGTTAAAGTCACTGGTGGTGGTCACGTCTCACAAGTCTACGCTATCAGACAAGCTATTGCCAAGGGTTTGGTTGCTTACCACCAAAAATTCGTTGACGAAGCTTCAAAGAAcgaattgaagaagatcTTTGCTGCTTACGACAAGACCTTGTTGGTTGCTGACTCAAGAAGAATGGAGCCAAAGAAATTCGGTGGTCGTGGTGCCAGAGCAAGATTCCAAAAATCTTACCGTTAA